The Campylobacter sp. CN_NE2 genome contains a region encoding:
- a CDS encoding iron-sulfur cluster assembly scaffold protein — protein MAKNDLINGSIWDEYSQIVQDRMNNPRFMGEITEEEAKEKGCKLIIADFGAESCGDAVRLYWLVDEKTDIIKDAKFKSFGCGTAIASSDTMAELCIGKTVDEAVKITNLDVERAMRDNPDTPAVPPQKMHCSVMAYDVIKAAAASYKGIDPEHFEDEIIVCECARVSLGTIKEVIKLNDLKTVEDITRFTKAGAFCKSCIKPGGHEKREYYLVDILEQTRAEMEQERLKALADAKTGEKKIDLSFEELNTIGKFKAVEELINAEIRPMLQMDGGDLEIIDIKTADDGKTDIYIRYLGACSGCASGAGGTLFAIESVLKENLSANIRVMPI, from the coding sequence ATGGCGAAAAATGATTTAATCAACGGCTCTATCTGGGACGAATACTCACAAATCGTGCAAGATAGAATGAACAACCCTAGATTTATGGGCGAGATAACAGAAGAAGAAGCTAAGGAAAAAGGCTGTAAGCTGATTATCGCTGATTTTGGTGCAGAAAGCTGCGGGGACGCTGTAAGGCTTTATTGGTTGGTCGATGAGAAAACCGATATTATTAAAGATGCTAAATTTAAAAGTTTTGGCTGTGGAACGGCGATCGCTAGTAGCGATACTATGGCTGAGCTTTGTATCGGCAAAACGGTCGATGAAGCCGTAAAAATCACAAATTTAGATGTCGAAAGAGCGATGCGAGATAACCCTGATACTCCGGCAGTCCCGCCTCAAAAAATGCACTGCTCGGTTATGGCGTATGATGTTATAAAGGCTGCTGCTGCTAGTTATAAAGGCATAGATCCTGAGCATTTCGAAGATGAGATTATCGTTTGTGAGTGCGCAAGAGTTTCGCTTGGCACGATAAAAGAAGTTATTAAACTAAATGATTTAAAAACGGTTGAAGATATAACTAGATTTACCAAAGCAGGGGCATTTTGTAAAAGCTGTATAAAACCGGGCGGACATGAAAAAAGAGAGTATTATTTAGTCGATATTTTAGAACAAACAAGAGCTGAAATGGAGCAAGAACGATTAAAAGCTTTGGCGGACGCTAAAACAGGCGAGAAAAAAATCGATCTAAGTTTTGAAGAATTAAATACAATCGGTAAATTTAAAGCCGTCGAAGAGCTAATAAATGCCGAAATTCGCCCTATGTTGCAAATGGACGGCGGAGATTTAGAAATCATCGATATAAAAACGGCAGATGACGGCAAAACCGACATTTATATTCGCTATTTAGGTGCTTGTAGCGGTTGTGCTAGTGGAGCCGGTGGAACGCTGTTTGCCATTGAGAGCGTTTTAAAAGAAAATTTAAGCGCAAATATCCGTGTGATGCCGATATAA
- a CDS encoding SapC family protein: MKPEILDKEKHADLKYHQDTLPKNPFVPVIAPEAGICANNFVLVFTDEEESKLVALLGKTENILIDKDFKGAIPASVLNYPFFLAKIGDQNLLCIDSEAKQLQGDGEKLFENGEPSKFTENLISVMKNYNDMDMRTKIAVSEIKKAGILESKELGVEKDGVKETLLSGFLVVNPQKLYELDDKTLADFARRGYLELIYNHLRSLGNLQILVDKIVENKK, from the coding sequence ATGAAACCAGAAATTTTAGACAAAGAAAAACATGCAGATTTAAAGTATCATCAAGATACTTTACCAAAAAATCCGTTTGTGCCAGTTATCGCACCGGAAGCAGGAATTTGCGCTAACAATTTCGTCTTAGTTTTTACAGACGAAGAAGAGTCAAAGCTAGTCGCGCTTTTAGGCAAAACCGAAAATATTTTAATCGATAAAGATTTCAAAGGTGCGATTCCGGCAAGCGTGCTAAATTATCCGTTTTTCTTAGCCAAAATCGGAGATCAAAATTTGCTCTGTATCGACAGCGAAGCAAAACAGCTTCAAGGTGATGGCGAAAAGCTCTTTGAAAACGGGGAACCTAGCAAATTTACCGAAAATCTAATCTCAGTTATGAAAAACTATAATGACATGGATATGCGAACCAAAATCGCTGTAAGTGAAATCAAAAAAGCAGGAATTTTAGAAAGTAAAGAGTTGGGCGTCGAAAAAGACGGCGTCAAAGAGACGCTTTTGAGCGGTTTTTTGGTTGTAAATCCGCAAAAATTATACGAACTTGATGATAAAACTTTGGCAGATTTTGCAAGACGGGGTTATTTAGAGCTTATCTATAACCACTTGCGAAGCTTAGGAAATTTGCAAATTTTAGTCGATAAAATCGTAGAAAATAAAAAATAA
- a CDS encoding YajQ family cyclic di-GMP-binding protein: MASEHSFDISASVDLMEVKNALETAKKEVAARYDFKGLTAEISLNEKDKTITLLSSSDNKIDALKDIVISKLIKREIPPVAIKELKREAASGANTRAILKLNDTLETEDAKKITKAIKDAKMKVNAQIRGEEVRVSSKSIDDLQECIKLVKSLNLELPISFRNLK, from the coding sequence ATGGCAAGTGAGCATAGCTTTGATATAAGCGCAAGTGTAGATTTAATGGAAGTTAAAAACGCACTTGAAACTGCGAAAAAGGAAGTTGCTGCAAGGTATGATTTTAAGGGGCTAACAGCTGAGATTTCGCTAAATGAAAAGGATAAAACTATCACACTTTTAAGTTCGAGCGATAATAAAATCGACGCGCTTAAAGACATAGTCATTTCAAAACTTATCAAGCGAGAAATCCCGCCCGTGGCGATAAAAGAGCTAAAAAGAGAGGCGGCAAGCGGAGCTAATACTAGGGCGATTTTAAAGCTAAATGATACCCTTGAAACCGAAGATGCCAAAAAAATCACAAAGGCGATAAAAGATGCCAAAATGAAAGTAAATGCGCAAATTCGTGGCGAAGAAGTGCGTGTTAGCTCAAAGTCAATCGACGATCTTCAAGAGTGCATAAAGCTTGTAAAGTCGCTAAATTTGGAGCTTCCGATAAGTTTTAGGAATTTAAAATAG
- a CDS encoding D-2-hydroxyacid dehydrogenase — protein MKIVCLDADTLGKDANLELFKEFGEFVSYNITKPEQTIERLQSADVVITNKVLITDEVMANTNLKLICVSATGINNIDANAAKERGIPVKNVAGYSTNSVVQQTFASLLALTNAVSYYGAYGTNGEWVKSEIFTNLDRPISEIAGKEFGIIGLGTIGKKVATIAEAFGAKVRYYSTSGANTNNEYVRVSLDSLLKTCDIISIHAPLNDKTANLIGEEELNKMKNGAILMNFGRGGIVDENALAKAIDEKNLKVALDVLEKEPMIENHPLLSVKNKENLIITPHIAWASNEARATLVELVAKNIKDFVNGK, from the coding sequence ATGAAAATAGTATGTTTAGATGCCGATACTCTTGGCAAAGACGCAAATTTAGAGTTATTTAAAGAATTTGGCGAGTTTGTTAGTTATAACATAACAAAACCTGAGCAAACTATCGAAAGATTACAAAGTGCCGATGTCGTCATAACTAACAAAGTATTGATAACAGATGAGGTTATGGCTAACACTAACTTAAAACTCATCTGTGTTAGCGCAACGGGAATTAATAATATCGACGCCAACGCCGCAAAAGAACGCGGAATTCCTGTTAAAAATGTTGCCGGTTATTCTACTAACAGCGTCGTGCAACAAACCTTTGCTTCGCTATTGGCGCTTACTAACGCTGTTAGTTATTACGGCGCTTACGGCACTAACGGCGAGTGGGTAAAAAGCGAAATTTTTACAAATTTAGATAGACCTATAAGCGAAATTGCAGGTAAAGAATTCGGTATTATCGGGCTTGGCACGATAGGCAAAAAAGTTGCAACTATCGCCGAAGCTTTTGGTGCGAAAGTGCGTTATTATTCCACAAGCGGCGCTAACACTAACAACGAATATGTTAGAGTTAGCTTGGATTCTTTGCTTAAAACCTGCGATATAATCTCAATCCACGCTCCTCTAAATGATAAAACTGCAAATTTAATCGGTGAAGAAGAGTTAAATAAAATGAAAAACGGAGCGATTTTGATGAATTTTGGACGCGGTGGCATAGTCGATGAAAATGCCCTTGCAAAGGCGATTGACGAGAAAAATTTAAAGGTAGCCCTTGATGTGTTAGAAAAAGAGCCGATGATAGAAAATCACCCGCTACTTAGCGTTAAAAACAAAGAAAATTTGATTATCACACCGCACATTGCGTGGGCTAGTAACGAAGCTAGGGCTACACTGGTTGAACTAGTAGCAAAAAATATAAAGGATTTTGTAAATGGCAAGTGA
- a CDS encoding helix-turn-helix domain-containing protein: MKKLSINEAADILGISKEAIYNRIRRNTIKSVEENGVRFVILDEISTNKQTQTTTNTKNFSSNFVLPKKETKKDPHKSDFIEYLIKEIDELKDKIKELEQDKEKLFREKEKILVDTKDEIKAMYEERDEKLKYFLSFFEKPLLQKKETFKSEPIDLAVKESSDEFFDDSEWLSIGSFLNSLDIKRKKKLKIQNLLIENIGKSEFVKVKNDTILINKNIDLNLLKANFQNDEFENLEEDSENLL; the protein is encoded by the coding sequence ATGAAAAAGTTATCTATCAACGAAGCTGCCGATATTTTGGGCATTTCGAAGGAAGCTATTTATAACAGGATTAGAAGAAATACTATCAAATCTGTTGAAGAAAACGGCGTGAGATTTGTTATTTTGGACGAAATTTCAACTAACAAACAAACACAAACTACTACTAACACAAAAAATTTCTCTTCAAATTTTGTTTTACCTAAAAAAGAGACAAAAAAAGATCCGCACAAGAGCGATTTTATCGAGTATCTCATAAAAGAAATCGATGAGCTAAAAGATAAAATCAAAGAGTTAGAGCAAGATAAAGAGAAACTTTTTAGGGAAAAAGAGAAAATTTTAGTCGATACAAAAGACGAAATCAAGGCAATGTATGAAGAACGAGACGAAAAACTCAAATATTTTCTTTCGTTTTTTGAAAAACCGCTTTTGCAAAAAAAAGAGACTTTTAAGAGTGAGCCGATTGATTTGGCAGTCAAAGAAAGTAGCGACGAATTTTTCGACGACAGCGAGTGGCTCAGCATAGGCAGTTTTTTAAATTCGCTAGATATTAAACGAAAAAAGAAGTTAAAAATTCAAAATTTGCTTATCGAAAATATCGGTAAAAGCGAATTTGTTAAGGTCAAAAACGATACGATTTTGATAAATAAAAATATTGATTTAAATTTATTAAAAGCGAATTTTCAAAATGATGAATTTGAAAATTTAGAAGAAGATAGCGAAAATTTACTCTAA
- the ccoG gene encoding cytochrome c oxidase accessory protein CcoG, translating into MSGSEKILNYTKKRYIGFFIITALVLLMPFLRINGNHLFLLSFDKKELHLFFTAFSTQELYLMPFCLILFFLFIFFITTLAGRIWCGWGCPQTIFRTIYRDLIQTKLLGIRKNIANKQQGSEKGFKSVLAVVIFFFIALVAASNLLWFFVPPEDFFAYIKNPSEHKLLVGIVLGFTIFLTFLVTFLKEKFCVYVCPYARVQSTMFDNDTVQVIYDEKRGGKIYDESKNLIANKPQNGDCTGCQSCVRICPTHIDIRKGMQLDCINCLECADACSNIMSKLGKKSLINWTSENSVETGNKVKFFRFRTIGYIVVLCIVFIALMLMSTKKENMLLNINRTTELYSISFDNDDLRVINDYTFMFQNTDKKEHSYFFEVDNPGIEILKPKEAIKVGAGAKRRTVVRLVTKQDLANGQNERKDLIIPIVIKAYATDDKENIAITRKTIFSYPKQEVIEAKKAGK; encoded by the coding sequence ATGAGTGGGAGTGAAAAAATTTTAAACTACACCAAAAAAAGATACATAGGTTTTTTTATTATAACCGCCCTGGTTTTGTTAATGCCGTTTTTACGCATAAACGGCAATCATCTATTTTTGTTAAGCTTTGACAAAAAAGAGCTTCATCTTTTCTTTACGGCATTTTCAACGCAAGAGCTTTATTTAATGCCGTTTTGTTTGATTTTATTCTTTTTGTTTATATTTTTTATAACCACCTTAGCGGGTCGAATTTGGTGTGGTTGGGGCTGCCCACAGACTATATTTAGGACGATTTATAGAGATTTAATCCAAACAAAACTTTTAGGAATTCGCAAAAATATCGCAAACAAACAACAAGGAAGCGAAAAAGGTTTTAAAAGCGTTCTTGCTGTTGTGATTTTTTTCTTTATCGCTTTGGTTGCGGCTTCGAATTTGCTCTGGTTTTTTGTCCCGCCGGAAGATTTTTTCGCTTATATAAAAAATCCTAGCGAACACAAACTTCTAGTCGGCATTGTGCTTGGATTTACGATATTTTTGACTTTTCTTGTAACATTTTTAAAAGAGAAATTCTGCGTATATGTCTGTCCTTACGCAAGAGTTCAAAGCACAATGTTTGATAACGACACGGTTCAGGTCATTTACGATGAGAAAAGAGGCGGCAAAATTTATGACGAAAGCAAAAATTTAATCGCAAATAAGCCGCAAAACGGCGATTGCACCGGCTGTCAAAGCTGTGTTAGAATTTGCCCAACGCACATTGACATTAGAAAAGGTATGCAGCTTGATTGTATCAACTGCCTAGAATGCGCCGACGCGTGTAGCAACATTATGTCAAAACTTGGCAAAAAATCGCTTATAAACTGGACTAGCGAAAACAGCGTCGAAACAGGAAATAAGGTCAAATTTTTTAGATTTAGAACGATTGGCTATATCGTTGTTTTGTGTATAGTTTTCATCGCTCTTATGCTAATGAGCACCAAAAAAGAAAATATGCTTTTAAACATAAACCGAACAACCGAACTTTATAGCATTTCCTTTGATAATGATGATTTACGCGTTATAAACGACTACACATTTATGTTCCAAAACACCGATAAAAAAGAGCATAGCTATTTCTTTGAAGTCGATAATCCGGGAATTGAGATTTTAAAACCAAAAGAGGCTATCAAAGTTGGCGCAGGAGCAAAACGCCGAACCGTCGTTAGACTTGTTACAAAACAAGATTTAGCAAACGGACAAAACGAGCGAAAAGATTTGATTATCCCGATTGTCATAAAGGCTTATGCGACTGACGATAAAGAAAATATCGCTATCACAAGAAAAACAATCTTTTCATACCCAAAACAAGAAGTCATCGAAGCTAAAAAAGCTGGAAAATAA
- the thiD gene encoding bifunctional hydroxymethylpyrimidine kinase/phosphomethylpyrimidine kinase gives MEKILTIAGSDCSGGAGIQADIKTITAHKMYAMSVITALTAQNTTGVFGVFETPSEFVEAQIKACFDDIVPNAVKIGMVSNSQIIKSIAKMLKFYNAKNVVVDPVMVATSGGVLMKNDAVNSLIDELFALATIVTPNLSEAEVLSEMKIKNIDDMKKSAQKIAKLTNGAVLVKGGHLGEEAVDILYENGEFSEFRAPKINTKNSHGTGCTLSSAIACGLGANLSLNEAVKNAKEFVFNALSWSEQIGHGNGAINHYFGIEKRF, from the coding sequence ATGGAAAAAATTTTAACGATTGCAGGGAGCGATTGTAGTGGCGGAGCAGGAATTCAGGCTGACATTAAAACGATAACGGCTCACAAAATGTATGCTATGAGTGTTATTACGGCTTTGACAGCACAAAACACAACGGGCGTTTTTGGCGTTTTTGAAACTCCAAGCGAATTTGTGGAAGCGCAGATTAAGGCGTGTTTTGACGACATCGTCCCAAATGCCGTTAAAATCGGAATGGTATCAAATTCGCAAATCATAAAATCAATCGCAAAAATGCTTAAATTTTATAATGCCAAAAATGTTGTAGTAGATCCCGTTATGGTCGCCACCAGCGGCGGGGTTTTGATGAAAAATGATGCCGTAAATTCGCTAATAGACGAACTTTTTGCATTAGCGACAATCGTAACGCCGAATTTAAGCGAAGCCGAAGTTTTAAGCGAAATGAAAATCAAAAATATAGATGATATGAAAAAATCAGCCCAAAAAATCGCAAAACTAACAAACGGCGCGGTTTTAGTCAAAGGCGGACATTTAGGCGAAGAAGCGGTTGATATTTTGTATGAAAACGGCGAATTTAGCGAATTTAGAGCGCCTAAAATCAACACAAAAAACTCTCACGGCACGGGCTGCACACTTTCAAGTGCAATCGCGTGTGGTTTGGGAGCAAATTTAAGCCTAAACGAAGCAGTCAAAAATGCGAAAGAATTTGTATTTAACGCACTTTCGTGGAGTGAGCAAATAGGACACGGAAACGGAGCGATAAATCACTATTTTGGGATTGAAAAAAGGTTTTAA
- a CDS encoding efflux RND transporter periplasmic adaptor subunit, which yields MSKLANLAILAILLSGCSLFEKKDKNANAAQQQMPPLPVGVITAKTGDMEVALSFNGQIVGELDVVVKAKVVGTIEKQNFTPGQAVNEGDILFEIDSAKYEAAYNIAKANFDNANADLKRAKNLRASNAISQREYDAAVAAYNITNANLTNAKIDLDYSKVKVPFSGVVGDNLKDVGAYVSGADSDLVRLTKLDPIYVKFGISDVEKLKIDTNLANGEWEKKNSSVSISVAGKDYNGTLKFIDNVVNSNTATVDAKAEFDNPNLELKPGTYARVKVGGFHQKNGAKLPQVAVLQDLSNPFVYVVENGKIAKKIVKVISQTATEAIISEGINDGDLVVIDNFKKIRVGLDVAPLNEEARAAEAAKMQAQMQQAQTEGQR from the coding sequence ATGAGTAAATTAGCGAATTTAGCGATATTAGCGATATTATTATCGGGTTGTTCTTTATTTGAAAAAAAAGATAAAAACGCAAACGCCGCACAACAACAAATGCCGCCTTTGCCTGTGGGAGTAATAACAGCCAAAACAGGCGATATGGAAGTTGCGCTTTCTTTTAACGGACAAATAGTCGGCGAACTTGATGTCGTAGTCAAAGCCAAAGTCGTAGGAACGATAGAAAAGCAAAACTTTACTCCCGGTCAAGCGGTCAATGAAGGCGATATTTTGTTTGAAATCGATTCTGCAAAATATGAAGCAGCATATAACATCGCAAAGGCAAATTTTGACAACGCCAACGCCGATTTAAAAAGAGCGAAAAATTTAAGAGCTTCAAATGCGATTTCCCAAAGAGAATATGACGCTGCCGTTGCTGCATACAACATAACAAACGCAAATTTGACAAATGCGAAAATTGATTTAGATTATTCAAAGGTAAAAGTGCCGTTTTCGGGTGTCGTAGGCGATAATCTAAAAGATGTCGGAGCCTATGTAAGCGGGGCAGATTCTGATTTAGTAAGACTTACAAAACTCGATCCGATTTATGTTAAATTCGGGATTTCCGATGTCGAAAAGCTAAAAATCGATACAAATTTAGCTAACGGCGAGTGGGAAAAGAAAAATTCAAGCGTTAGCATAAGCGTAGCTGGAAAAGATTATAACGGAACGCTTAAATTTATAGATAATGTCGTAAATTCAAACACTGCAACGGTCGATGCAAAGGCTGAATTTGATAATCCAAATTTAGAACTAAAACCGGGGACTTACGCTAGGGTAAAGGTCGGCGGTTTTCATCAAAAAAATGGCGCAAAACTACCGCAAGTCGCTGTTTTGCAAGATTTAAGCAACCCTTTTGTTTATGTAGTTGAAAACGGAAAAATCGCAAAAAAAATCGTAAAAGTTATCTCCCAAACAGCCACAGAAGCGATCATCTCAGAAGGCATAAATGACGGAGATTTGGTCGTTATCGATAATTTCAAAAAAATTCGTGTAGGGCTTGATGTCGCTCCGCTAAATGAAGAAGCAAGGGCAGCCGAAGCTGCTAAAATGCAGGCTCAAATGCAACAAGCACAAACGGAAGGTCAAAGATAA
- a CDS encoding efflux RND transporter permease subunit, protein MFSKFFIERPVFASVVSIIIVIAGVISAITSAVEEYPQLTPPQIVVRATYSGADAQTIADSVAAPLENAINGVENMIYMQSTSSSAGELNINVFFEIGTDPADARVNVNNRVAPALNTLPDEVRRYGLSVYERSGSLLELLTFYDPSNEMDRIEMNNYVKINIVEELKRVEGVGEAFAMVRNYAMRIWLNPELLHKYNLTTSEVIAAIGEQNSQRTAGKIGQQPNDLGNPYVFAIRPEGRLKTVEQFENIIIRSDDKGSFLRVKDVARVELGADDYSIQGKYNGHSMVPTMIFLKNGANALATVEKVNKKVEELSKNFPGNLTYSVGYDTTKFVAVSVKEVMKTFAEALLFVIFIMYMFLGNFRSTFITMLAVPVSICGAFIGIHLLGFSINLITLFALVLAIGIVVDDAIIVIENVERILHEERHLSVKEATIKAMREITSPVISIVLVLSAVFIPIAFMGGFTGVIQKQFALTLVASVAFSGFVALTLTPSLCALILRKKEGEPFWLVKKYNEFFDFSTRVFTAGVAKVLRHVIPSLLIVAVFMGLVVALFKATPGALVPNEDKGAVLTMVNLPSAMTLGHTQQTTNFIKSIVEQNPNVEAVTEIAGYDMISGSMKENGGAMFMMLKDWDKRKGYENSNFAMANELNGKLYFADRNSMTYVVTPPPINGLSLTGGFELYAQSLTGKTYHEIEADMQRVAAKANAHPMLNLVRTTLDTQFPQYTLTMNTEKIKMMGININDIFSTLSATIGKYYVNDFNLLGKNFRVYIRADQEYRTSPEDIKFLYVRSKTGHLVPLDALVSLQRSLGPDTVDRFNGFSAAKLMGEPKPGFTSGQAIQAIQEVMKEELGDEYSIGWSGSAYQEVAATGKGAQAFIFGLIFVFLILAAQYERWLMPLAVLTAVPFSVFGALLFNWARGLNNDIYFQIGLLLLIGLAAKNAILIVEFAMQQHLHNNRSITEAAIEAARMRFRPICMTSLAFTLGVFPMVIATGAGAASRHAIGTGVMGGMIAASTIAIFFVPLFFYLLESLNEWIDKKRAENKSAEDE, encoded by the coding sequence ATGTTTTCTAAATTTTTTATCGAAAGACCTGTTTTTGCGAGTGTTGTTTCTATAATCATCGTAATTGCAGGTGTAATTTCGGCGATAACTTCGGCAGTAGAAGAGTATCCGCAACTTACCCCGCCACAAATCGTCGTTCGTGCTACATACTCAGGAGCCGATGCGCAAACTATCGCCGATAGCGTTGCCGCACCACTTGAAAACGCCATAAACGGCGTTGAAAATATGATTTATATGCAGAGCACTTCAAGTTCTGCCGGCGAACTTAATATCAATGTTTTCTTTGAAATTGGCACAGATCCGGCTGATGCAAGGGTAAATGTAAATAACCGCGTAGCACCTGCTCTAAATACTTTGCCTGATGAAGTTAGAAGATACGGGCTTTCGGTTTATGAGCGAAGCGGATCGCTACTCGAACTTTTGACATTTTACGATCCTAGCAATGAAATGGATCGCATAGAGATGAACAACTATGTCAAAATCAATATCGTCGAAGAGCTAAAACGAGTTGAAGGTGTCGGCGAAGCATTTGCTATGGTGAGAAACTATGCTATGCGAATTTGGTTAAACCCTGAACTTTTGCATAAATATAACCTTACCACATCTGAGGTCATCGCTGCAATAGGAGAGCAAAATTCACAGCGAACAGCAGGAAAAATCGGACAACAACCAAATGATTTAGGCAATCCTTATGTTTTTGCTATTCGCCCGGAAGGCAGACTTAAAACCGTTGAGCAGTTTGAAAATATTATCATCAGAAGCGACGATAAGGGCAGTTTTTTGCGCGTAAAAGATGTAGCAAGAGTTGAGCTTGGGGCTGATGATTACTCTATACAAGGTAAATACAACGGACACAGCATGGTTCCTACGATGATTTTCCTAAAAAACGGTGCAAACGCCCTTGCTACCGTTGAAAAAGTAAATAAAAAAGTCGAAGAGCTCTCAAAAAATTTCCCCGGAAATTTGACATATTCAGTCGGCTATGACACTACAAAATTTGTTGCCGTTTCAGTTAAGGAAGTTATGAAAACATTCGCAGAAGCCCTTCTTTTTGTTATTTTCATCATGTATATGTTTTTAGGAAATTTCCGCTCTACTTTTATTACAATGCTTGCCGTGCCGGTTTCGATTTGTGGGGCATTTATCGGAATTCATCTGCTTGGATTTTCTATAAATTTGATTACTCTTTTTGCGCTTGTTTTAGCTATCGGTATCGTTGTTGATGATGCTATTATCGTTATCGAAAATGTCGAGCGAATTTTGCACGAAGAAAGGCATTTAAGCGTAAAAGAAGCCACGATTAAAGCAATGCGAGAAATAACAAGCCCTGTTATTTCTATCGTGCTAGTTTTGAGCGCTGTTTTTATTCCGATTGCCTTTATGGGCGGTTTTACGGGCGTTATACAAAAACAATTTGCCCTAACGCTTGTTGCTTCTGTCGCATTTTCCGGCTTTGTAGCACTTACTCTTACACCATCACTTTGTGCGCTTATTTTACGCAAAAAAGAGGGTGAGCCGTTTTGGTTAGTAAAAAAATACAACGAATTTTTTGATTTTTCTACGCGAGTTTTTACAGCAGGTGTTGCAAAAGTTTTACGCCATGTGATTCCGAGTTTGTTAATTGTAGCCGTTTTTATGGGTCTTGTAGTTGCGCTGTTTAAAGCAACTCCAGGTGCGCTTGTGCCAAATGAAGATAAAGGCGCAGTTTTAACCATGGTGAATTTACCGTCAGCCATGACGCTAGGACATACGCAACAAACAACAAATTTTATTAAAAGTATTGTCGAACAAAACCCAAATGTAGAAGCCGTAACCGAAATCGCAGGTTATGATATGATTAGCGGTAGCATGAAAGAAAACGGCGGAGCTATGTTTATGATGCTTAAAGATTGGGATAAAAGAAAAGGTTATGAAAATTCAAATTTTGCTATGGCAAATGAACTAAACGGAAAATTATATTTTGCAGATAGAAATTCGATGACCTATGTCGTTACGCCACCGCCTATAAACGGGCTTTCTTTGACCGGTGGTTTTGAATTATATGCCCAAAGCCTAACAGGAAAAACATATCACGAAATCGAAGCCGATATGCAAAGGGTTGCAGCCAAAGCAAACGCTCACCCAATGCTAAATTTAGTGCGAACCACGCTAGATACGCAGTTTCCGCAATATACTCTAACGATGAATACCGAAAAAATCAAAATGATGGGTATTAATATCAACGATATTTTTTCAACCCTATCGGCGACTATCGGAAAGTATTATGTAAATGATTTTAACCTGCTTGGCAAAAATTTCCGCGTTTATATTAGGGCAGATCAAGAGTATAGAACATCTCCGGAAGACATTAAATTTTTATATGTTCGCTCAAAAACAGGACATTTAGTTCCACTTGATGCACTAGTTAGCCTGCAACGAAGCTTAGGTCCTGATACGGTTGATAGATTTAACGGCTTTTCTGCTGCTAAACTTATGGGAGAGCCAAAACCGGGCTTTACATCTGGTCAAGCCATACAAGCTATACAAGAAGTTATGAAAGAAGAACTAGGCGATGAGTATTCAATCGGCTGGTCAGGTTCTGCCTACCAAGAAGTCGCAGCCACAGGAAAAGGCGCACAGGCTTTCATTTTTGGTTTAATTTTCGTATTTTTGATTTTAGCGGCTCAGTATGAAAGGTGGCTAATGCCTTTGGCAGTTTTGACAGCCGTGCCGTTTTCAGTTTTTGGAGCGCTACTCTTTAACTGGGCTAGGGGATTAAATAACGATATATATTTTCAAATCGGACTTTTATTACTTATCGGTTTGGCTGCTAAAAATGCCATTTTGATTGTCGAATTTGCTATGCAACAGCATTTGCATAATAACCGCTCGATAACAGAAGCAGCCATTGAAGCCGCTAGAATGCGCTTTCGCCCGATTTGTATGACAAGTCTTGCTTTTACACTTGGCGTTTTCCCTATGGTTATCGCCACAGGAGCAGGTGCCGCAAGCCGCCATGCCATAGGAACGGGTGTTATGGGCGGTATGATAGCAGCTTCTACGATTGCGATTTTCTTTGTTCCGCTGTTTTTCTACCTTTTAGAAAGCCTTAATGAGTGGATAGACAAAAAACGAGCAGAAAACAAAAGTGCGGAGGACGAGTGA